CGAACCGGAGAAGTGGAGGAAGAACAGCGAAGCTTCTTCGAGACAGGCGGCGACGCTGAAGTCGGCGACGGCGATTGTAAATCATCAAAGAAAGATCTCTTGCCGCAAACAATTGCAGACATTGTCTAGTCTCCGTGTAAAACAGTTCGACTCACAACAATCTTTCAATCTAATTTAATTTCCCAGTACGAAGTAATTGAGAGAGAGATTGATTATATGATAGCCGATTTAAGAgattaggtttagggttttgtgAGTTGCATGTGATGTAAGGTTTTGAGATTCGAAGCTTTTCTTGAGggatactcctttttgcttggtGGCTTTGGTTTGCATTATCGTGGTCTCCTTTTGTGGTGTGCTtctctttttatatatatatatatatatagtggagaTGAGGATTTGTGTCCCTTCGGCGACATCAAGATAAAAAAatggaaggaaaaaaagagatGGGAAAGTTTGATGTGGGGGAAAAGGAGTACAAACACGCGCCAAAAGGAGAGCGTTTGAATGCCCTTCCTGAAATTCATGGTGGAGGTTGTGGGAGTACAACGTCATGTTGCCGCAAGTAATGTTTGTATGGAATATAAGGATTTAATTGTCTTAAATGCTAAAGAAACAAAAACATTAGCCTTTAAACTTGACCAAAATATTCACACTTAAACTAAGGGGAGAACATATTAAACATCTCATATAGGTTGAAAATGTACTTATTGAGCACATTTTCTTGCAAAACATCGAGACGTTGATAGAGGCGGAGCTAATATGTGAATATGGGTTCAGCTGCGCTCAATAGTTTTGTCTTAAGAAATtcattatatatgtataaatttTAATTCAATAACTTAAAGAAATACAATCTTAAACCcataaagttgagattatgactATGCATTTGGATATAAAGGTTAGAGATCACGGTACTAATACTAGTAAgaaatttttcattttcaataaaaaGGACAAGCCAAGGATTGAAATATTAATACGTATACAAAAGCATTCAAGTGTTAGGAATTGAAATACTAGAAGTATATACGCAATTATACAAGATTTTTTAAGAGTACAGCTCAAAAGCTTCTGCCCATAAAAAGCTAAGGCTAAAGTTGAGGCACCATTCCAAAAGAAACAATGAAAATCCTAAACGTACACAACCCCCAAAAGTGCTACCGAGTACTTAATTGCAATTTGGAAAAGCATCAATCATCATATGATTCTCCTTACTCAAATGGGCCTATTTTACTGAGTCAGAACTGCTCTAAGTTGGATCATGGGCCGTCTTATTGCTTCAGTGGGCTACCAAATTTCAGGGCTTTAGTACGTATAGAAACTGGACCTCTGCGCATTTTCTGTTGCGTAGCCCATTGGTGAACTAAGTCTTGAATTCCAGCAAATGCAACCAAGAATTCTGCTGCATCTGTTCTGCTTAACACTTTCTTCACCACCATTTCCATTGCCTTTAGCCTTAGGTTTTGGGCCTTAGTAATAACCCTGTGGATCTTCTTAAACTCAGATTGAATGCAAGTCATTGGACTCTCACCTTTTTGGGCCTTATTTGGGCCAAATGGTAAATGGAAGATACAATTAGCCTGGATTTCAGCCATTTCCTCATCAATCACTGCCTCTTCAATACGAAACTCGTTGATCAATTGTGGTAACGCCACCTCAATGGCAACTGATTCTAAAGCAGATGAGTGAGCCAAGTGACGAAGAAGATCCAATATTGTGGAGGGCCGCCAATCGCCTAACCAAGTTAATGTGGCTAGTTCTGGTGAAGGAGTCCATTTAGGCATGATTAATTGGGCCAcatccttgagtttggttgggaCAATAGCTGTGTTGTATTGGGCCCGAA
This sequence is a window from Nicotiana sylvestris chromosome 3, ASM39365v2, whole genome shotgun sequence. Protein-coding genes within it:
- the LOC104231831 gene encoding uncharacterized protein gives rise to the protein MKRASSLPILKTVEGTHHVDANNKGKAILEDELDDDEIIDSEKISEPVICKTIEKWEPTSRGEEFSWEKQGIWRREQKNRAAKLEKQLKARWAVDGLIEEELNRFRAQYNTAIVPTKLKDVAQLIMPKWTPSPELATLTWLGDWRPSTILDLLRHLAHSSALESVAIEVALPQLINEFRIEEAVIDEEMAEIQANCIFHLPFGPNKAQKGESPMTCIQSEFKKIHRVITKAQNLRLKAMEMVVKKVLSRTDAAEFLVAFAGIQDLVHQWATQQKMRRGPVSIRTKALKFGSPLKQ